From the genome of Candidatus Eremiobacteraceae bacterium:
TTCGTGCGGCTCGCGGCCTCAATCGCTTCGTCGACGGAATCGGAGAACTGCTGTGAAGCGCGGCGCGCGCATCGCGATCGTCGGTGCGACCGGACTGGTCGGTGAGTCGCTCTTGGCGACGCTGGAAGAGCGCGGCTTCGAACCTTCGAAGCTCGCACTGTTCGCAAGCGCTCGGTCGGGGGGTTCCACGCGCGCGGCGTTTGGCAAATCGTGGCCGGTGCGCGAACTCGCCGGCGCCGGCGACTTGGCGGGCGTCGATATCGCGTTTTTCGCCGCCGGATCCGCGACGAGCTCGGCGTATGCGCGCGCAGCGGCTTCGAGCGGCGCGCTCGTGATCGACAAATCGGCCGCGTTCAGACTCGACGAGAGCGTGCCGCTCGTCGTGCCGGAGATCAATGCTGCACGGGCGATCGGCGCCCGCCTCATCGCAAACCCCAACTGCGCCACGATCCCGCTTGCGTTGACGCTTGCACCGATCGCGCAAGAATTTGGACTCGTCTGGACGAGCGTCGCTACCTATCAGAGCGTCTCGGGCGCCGGGCGAGCCGCGCTCGACGAATATCGCGCACAGTGCGCGGGAGCGCAAGAGGTTGAGGCGCTGCCGCGCCGCGTCGCAGGGAGCGTCATACCAGAGAACGGTTCGTTCGATGCGGACGGCCACGCCGACGAAGAACGGAAGATCGCTGCGGAGTTGAAGAAGATACTCGAACTCCCAGATCTGCGCGTCTCGGCCACGTCCGTGCGCGTGCCGGTCGCCGTCGGGCACTGCGAGGCGGTTTCGTTCGGCACGCGGCGGCCGGCCACGCGGGCGCAAATCGCCGGCGTATTGCGTGCTGCGCACGGGCTGAAGTTTCTCGACGGCAACGGCTACGCCACGCCGCTCGACGTCGTCGGCACCGACGACGTCGTTGTCGGGCGATTGCGCCCCGACGATGCCCATGAGTCAGCGTGGCTCTGCTGGATCGCATGCGACAACTTGCGCAAGGGCGCTGCGACG
Proteins encoded in this window:
- a CDS encoding aspartate-semialdehyde dehydrogenase, which produces MKRGARIAIVGATGLVGESLLATLEERGFEPSKLALFASARSGGSTRAAFGKSWPVRELAGAGDLAGVDIAFFAAGSATSSAYARAAASSGALVIDKSAAFRLDESVPLVVPEINAARAIGARLIANPNCATIPLALTLAPIAQEFGLVWTSVATYQSVSGAGRAALDEYRAQCAGAQEVEALPRRVAGSVIPENGSFDADGHADEERKIAAELKKILELPDLRVSATSVRVPVAVGHCEAVSFGTRRPATRAQIAGVLRAAHGLKFLDGNGYATPLDVVGTDDVVVGRLRPDDAHESAWLCWIACDNLRKGAATNAVQIAEAIGAASGVAT